AGACTGGCTTGTGAGCGAAGTCCCAAATTGCAAGCCATGGCCTGAGGCGAACCTATCCATAATGGAGGATAGCGAGCTTCCAAAGCCATGGATTGCAACCACCCTCATTCCGGCGACTGATGCGTCCTCTGTCTCTGAGGCTCTGGACACCATCAGATACCAGAATGAGGGGCTTTACCCTGAACACTGGAGGGTCCTCAGCGAGAAGGTCGACGGAGCAGGCATCATTGCTGCCATCTCCCTCGACGAGATCTCCGTTGAGACCCTCCGCGCACGTGACTTTCGGGTCAATATTGGCTTCCGGAAGATAGTGTTCAGGGTGAGAGGAGCCAATACTGGTTCTGCCTCGGGGGCAGCTGCAGAGGTGCACACTAACCCGGCGACTGCAGCACCTGGCTCGACTGGCCTGGGAGTGGGGTCGGCTGGGCTAAGCACCAGTTCGGCACCACCCGCTCCTGGCCCAAGCGGGCTGGGGGGCAGGAGCGCGGGGAACCAGGGGAGAGCAGTACCCGGTACGAGCggacggggggggggaggtgcCGGCCGTAAAACTGGTAGCTCCTACAACCCTGTATCGAGCGGACTGGCGGGCTCTCATACTGGGCAAAACACCTCTGCGGCTGGCCGTAGAGGAAAGGCGGGCAAGGGGCCTAAGGGGGCTCATTCCGGCAGAGGGCACGCGCCCTCTCCAACGGGAGGAGGCTCTGGTGGACCCGCACCCGTCGTTAAAAGGGCCAAATAAATGGCGACTCCCGGGGCACCGGCGAGGGTCCTCCAAGCTAACCTTCACCACGCGGCCGCCGCTGCCGCGGTTGTGGAGAAGGTTCTTGTAGAAGGTAAATTCAACCTCGCCCTCATCCAAGAACCCTGGGTTTCGCACTCAAACGTCCTAGGCCTGAACGCTGGGGGTAAGTTACTATCAAATACCAACGGTTGCAGGCCTAGAGCTTGTATTGTTTTCAACAGAAACATTAACTTTCTGCCGATTCCAGAATTATGCACTGACGACCTGGTGGCGGCATATATTGACCTCAACAGCTGGGGGGGCAGAAGAGTCATCCTCTGCTCAGCGTATTTACCCGGTGAGGTCACCAATCCGGCTGTCGCCCTACTCCCGGTGGTAGAGTACGCACGGGCACACAACGCGGAGCTACTGGTGGGATGTGACGCCAATGCCCACCACGACGCATGGGGCAGCAGTGACATCAACGAAAGGGGTGAGTACCTTTACGATTTTCTTCTTGCAAACTGCCTTCAGCTCTTAAATAGGGGAAACACGCCTACTTTTATAACAAGGGCAAGACAGGAGGTCTTAGATATTACTTTCGCGACTACCAATCTAGCCAGGTATATAGAAAACTGGTTGGTAAGCGATGAACCTTCCATGTCGGACCATCGACACATCAACTTTGACATAAAGTCATGCTCCAGCATGGAAACAGTTACTTACAGGAATCCGAGGTGCACCTCTTGGGACAGTTTCCAAAACAAACTAGAGAGCAACCTGGAACTGGTCCCCAAAAGTATAAAGACCCGTGTTGACCTTGACCTTGCGGTGGATGCTGTCTCCAGAGGTACAATCAGTGCCTTTGAAGACAGTTGCCCGCTTAGGGTGAAGACCACACGGCGTAAGGCACCGTGGTGGAACTCGAGGCTAAAACGACTCCGAGACAAAACACGTAAATTATTCAATAGGGCGAAGGCGACCAGAGAATGggacatttataaaaaagccCTAACTGAATACAATAAGGAGATAAGGAAAGCCAAGCGAGCATCGTGGAGGAGTTTCTGTGAGGAAATTAGTAGCCTGCCTCAAGGAGCGAGACTCCACAGAATGCTAGCAAAAGCGAAACCCAATCAACTGGGGCTCCTGAAAAATCCTAATGGAACCTACACGTCAAGTGAGAAGGAAACCCTAGAACTACTAGCCACAACTCACTTTCCAGGAGCGAAAATCGGGTACGCTCGAAGTACTATGGCATGCTCTCTCGGCCATCCAAAAGTTGAGGATTGGAGAAGGGCATCCATCGTCTTCAGACCTGGCACTGTGAGGTGGGCCATAAGCTCTTTTAACCCGAATAAAGTATGTGGAACTGACGGCATTACTCCCCTTCTTTTACAAAAGGGAGCCCAGTTGTTAGTTCCGCATCTGGTAAAAATCTTCAGGGCAAGCTACGCCTGGGGACTTATACCGGAACAATGGACCAAAGTTAAGGTCATCTTTATACCTAAAACGGGGAAAAAGGATTACGCACTGCCGAAATCCTTTAGACCCATAAGTCTATCCTCGTTCTTACTAAAAACGATGGAGAAAGTGCTTGATAGGTATATCAGAGATGCGTTTCTCATTGAGAGACCCATCCACGCTACCCAGCACGCATATTGCAAGGGCAGGTCCACTGAAACTGCTCTGCTCAGCCTTGTTGACAAGGTTGAAAAAGCGCTGGAGGATAAGGAGATCGCACTCTCTGCTTTTCTGGACATTGAGGGAGCATTTGACAACACCCCGATACGCACACTGGTGGGCGGTCTTGCCAATAAGCAGGCTGATCATACAACCATCAGGTGGGTAGAGGCGATGCTCTCCAACCGGAATGTAAAAATCGAACTAAACGGTTTCTCGGTTGAGGTGCTCACCACCAGGGGATGTCCGCAGGGCGGGGTTCTCTCGCCCCTGCTTTGGACCCTTGCGGTGGACAATTTATTGCACAAGATGGCTAACTTGCACTTTGATGTCCAAGGATACGCTGATGACTTGGTGGTCATTGTGCGAGGAGCATGTCAGGACACCCTCTCCCATCGCATGCAAAGAGCACTCAACACTATTGAAAAATGGTGTATAGAGAACGAACTTACAGTTAATGCTGACAAAACTGTAATAATACCGTTCACTAGGAAGCTTAAGATTGACAATCTTAAGCCACCCAAGCTGAACAACATAAGTATCCCATTCTCGGAAGAGgtcaaatacctgggagttGCACTTGACAGGAAAATGACCTGGAACTCCCACATAGATGGCgtacttaaaaaagcaaaatctgCACTGGGGATCTGCGGTCGGCTGGCGGGGAACAGATGGGGTATGAAACCCAAGATAACCTTCTGGCTCTACACAGCCATTGTGAGACCTATTGTGTCTTACGCATCCGTGGTTTGGAGTAGTAAGACGATGCAGGTAAGAACCCAGAACAAGCTAAGCAGTCTACAACGCTCAGCCTGCTTACTCATAACAGGAGCGATGAGCACCACCCCTGGGGCTGCTCTGGATGCTTTGCTGAATCTCCCTCCTCTTCACCTACATGTTAGGAAGGAGGCGAAGGCTTGCATGTACAGGCTAACAAGCCAGGGTGTGGTAAACTGGATCTCACGAGAACTGAGGCATCTTCATAACTCAGTTCTTGAGATACCTGTTTTGGGGATGCCAACAGACTCAACAACTCCAAAACTTAATTTCCTCAGGCAATATACTGTGGAAATTCCAAACCGTATTGACTGGCTTGAAAACCGGATCACCTGGAAACCGGGGAGCCTTAAGTGGTACACAGATGGCTCCAAGTCGGGTAGTAACGTAGGATGTGGAATATTTGAAGAGACCACCAGGGTAGGGCTCCAACGTAACCTGGGTGTCTACGCCTCCATATTCCAAGCAGAGGTCTTCGCAATAATTGAATGTGCGGAAACCTGTCTGCTAaagaactacaaaaacaaaactatttatatccaTTCGGATAGTCAGGCTGCACTTTCTGCTCTATCTTCTGAGGTTCTAAACTCAAAACTGGTAGAAAACTGCAGACAATTACTGAATACTCTGGCGATAATAAACAGGGTCATTCTACGCTGGGTTCCTGGCCATAAGGGGATCATCGGTAACGAAATGGCCGATGAGCTTGCAAAGTCAGGCGCTTTGGAGAAGCAGATTGGCCCTGAGCCGGTCTGCGGAATACCCAAAAGCTTGGCGCAACTCACCCTTCAAACCTATTGTAATTACCACACACTTattcgctggagacaactccaaggaatgaaccattctcgagcgctaataaaaccatttaacaaaagggccgcctctgaggcattagcactcaacagaaaaaacctatgcatactagtgcgagcgcttacggggcactgtgggcttaatagacacatgttcaacctaaagctgcaggatacagatctatgtagactctgtaaggaggctgcggagacgccgctgcatttgatctgttcctgtcccgcgctgatgcataaacgcagcactcttttggggaaacacataatgcaaccagtgGATGCTAAAtctcttccagcaaggaaagtgctgcttttcctgaaggcgaccaacgcttgctgggagatctagacagcggcgtcacaatagatcgtagccggtcgacgtgacaccagggatcagacgaacctgagccgccagcagaagaagaagaagaaataatgtAACCTCTAAaccctgtgaagtaatattacggtttttattgacacgttgtatattttttatttttattagtacgAGTATCAgcgataacatttttaatttaatatcaattgCCAATTTAGTGACCGACTTCTTGTATATCTGGCTCGCCTAAAAAAAagacttatttacttaaaaacattcttaCATCCTCAAAACCGTATAATATCATGCATATCATAAGGAGTActacataggtaggtactagaaGCGTGCGTACAGCGAGGCTGTCGTAGTGCGTAGCAGTACGTGAAGGGTGAGCGGTATACTCGCGCATGCGTCGGCGGGTACGGGTGCCAGTGCGAATGCGGGGTGAGGTGCACGGCTGTGGTGGGTCGGGTGGTCCACGTCCGTGGAACGGCTCGTCGTTGTATGGACTCGCGGCCGTCGTACCCCGCCTCCTTCTGACCGCGCTCAACTTACGCAGCGTCGATGTCTCAATATCATTTCTTTCGCTTAATGCTCGTGAGGACAAAGGCTTACTATTTTACGAGTCTGCCTTCTGCGGGTGCTGTATGCGAGAAGGAGACATCCAATTTATGAGAACACGAAGGTAATCACAGCACGTGTCGACGGTTAAGTTGTACGCTTGTGCTCACAGGGTATCCCTGAGTAGCATCTGTGATACAAGAAAGTGGTCACAACACAATCGGTAAGCCTAGTGATTAATTTGCATTGTGGTAAGAATCAAATCAATGATTGCTTTAGGTGAACACACGGACATAATTATTAAATgcgatcaattattatttttctatcatcGTAGATTCCTTGGGCCTCGCATCTCATACGAGCGTTTAAGTATTAAAAGGGTTGAGCTGAATATTCGACAACCCCAGGACTCGTTGGGTGTGCAAATTTCACATAATTGCACGATACATATTATATGAAGCGTGCTTTTTATATAACACTTTATAAcagcataaatataataatattatgcataaactgtaattttcttttaaaatttacacaaagttttaatcattacttaaatatacattttaatattttaactacaCCATCTTCAAGATACTTACAACTTTCAATTTCTATGTGGCACAGTTGACGATCCATTGGGAAATATTGAAGGTTCATAGGACACGATGCAGTTATAGTTAATCTGAAAAATTTGTTGGAAATAACATTTAACAATccatttcataaaaaaagtatGGTAGGATTTAAACTGTAGTTTTTGAGATAACCAGCCTATAAACCTATacgtctttttttaaataagaaagcAACATTGAACTAACTGTGTGAAGAAATTTATCATAGGCACTCAAAtccctactaacattataattgtcaatgtaagtttttttgttacgctttcacgcaaaaactacttaactgatcctcatgaaactttgtacatattcttggaagttttacgacattaagctcggttcctttgaagagggtgtttgacaattttacaccataactccgacaaattataatcgatcgaaaatatatcgatttaaataattatttttgtactatagaggttacgtgttttatgttataatacgtgtttaattttgcccaagctgtggttggagatagaggacagaactggctaagcgatactgaatacttaaaattgttagatctacaactaaatttaatgccacatcacaGCAATTTCTATTCAACAGCTAGTCGTATTATATAGAAAAGTGCTAGGTGTTTTCACATCCGCAAATCGAagctagtttaataaataattattgaaacaaTAGATGTACGTTGCGATGGTGTGTTGTACCATATTGCACGTTCCCGCACTTTGCGTGGGAGAAGAAGAATGGGAAGAAGGTATTGAAAGAAGAAATGATCGTAAACTTATAAGTTTACCAGAAAATAAACTAGCGTATGACAGCAACTTCGTCTGAGCTGGAGTTATGATATCCCAAAGACAATAAAATCCTATGTCTAGTGTCTATACCCTACTTCAGCTCGAAAACTACGgggaaaaattattattattatcttttagaaaaaaatcttaaaatataaaaacttgaaaaattaaataagtactttttttatatactttaatctATTATTAAGCCTTAGGTGgaaacatttttatgttaactataacaactttaaatttttaagcaaGAGCCTAAGATCACCAACATCTTGGATATGAAATACTACTATATGTTCAAAACGTGTAATTAATTACTTTCATACCAAATTTCTAATCTCCTTGTTCACACCTTTAGGGatagaattaaacaaaaatacctttttatttcacatcaaaattttaaatttcaacgtGAAGTTTGGGCTGTACACCCTATTGTATATATGTTACGATCAATGTTATGGACTTGCTATATTAGCTATCATTGCGAGCTCGTAACATTGTTTAGGACATTATTTTGTTAACGAAAGATTTGTTGTTCACTATAGGATTTAAAGGCAGGCTCCGTGATCTACATTCGGTGGCTAAAAACTTCATTTAACGAAGAAGAAACCAACTGCTAGGACATCCATCGGTACGAATTAGAAATGAGCTGTATGCATAAGGTAAGAAATGTTTAGTTTGTacctcaatatttaaatttttctaaacaattatctatctatctatcttctatatataaaaaagacaaagtgtgtgggtatattCCGTATggactccgaaacggctggaccaatttcaatgaaactttcagggaatctccggattgacctggcgagtaatcctgtaaagtttagttacgatcggagcactcctatttttctCCTAACctaactgtcaaatacagcttttatttactatgatgatattctattgttgggtgtacatgggtgtagataatgatcttcacccgctcgagatgagaatagaagagaatgaatacggagagtaataaatgatttaatatattatgagacttaaattaaaaatttaatgatgtaagtttattgtttaaataaaataaagcaaaatctagcccggcgatgcgggctgggtacgctagttaacAATAAAAGAGAAATTGCTCGAACCCTTTTCATGTCCTCCCTtctatgataaatttaaaaatcttttaccCACTCcgatgagatttttttttttactatttaaaagtGGGTTTCTGAAATCCTCGACACCAATCAAGAAATTTAGAGTTTCCATTATTACAAAATTGTACAGTTCTTAACAATTTGCCTTGGCATCAGCGTTTGTCGGAACGAAATGTCGCGAGACACACATAACAGGTGAGCCCGGTTACATCTTAGAGATTGCTAGTTAACTTTGAGTGGATCCTTtcttaactataatattataaatgcgaaagtgtgtgtttgtttgtttgttcttacttcacgccctaactaagcgacCAATCAACTAGATTAtgtcatagagttagtttaaatgtgaaaaaaaaattatatccatttatttcaagtatgcctaaaataagcacttttgaaacgtcaagtatgtatgtttcttGTGACTCTACCGGTTCGGACCGGTTCGGACCGGTTCGGttaaaaggacgaagagtaacataggttattttttatcccagcGAGACAAACAGTTCAtgcggtatttaaaaaaacggtAATGATCATGGAGAATGAACGCGAGCAGCAGCTAGTCAAAATATAAATCTCGACGCAGCAATTGACGGAAAAACAGCGCGGGAAGTCGATGGCCAGTTGCGCGTTGTGTATCCTATTTGTAAAGGAGGCCGAGTTAAATCTATTCTATTTATACCGCAATgtagtttaatattatatcaataaatattttaatatcttccTGGATTTGGACCCTTTAAATTTCAATGCTAGTCCATTCCTCGACCTCACTTCGCCGATATGCTGATATAACCAAACATGTACGTTGTAATATCCACAAAGCttacacacacaaaaaataGACACATACAATTGAGGcacactatttattttaacaacagAATTATAATTATAGCGGCAACACAGTTCCCAGTTCTGCAACCATCAGtcttaaatataatagataCCAATTCAATAAACGgcttttttattgtatacctgATACTCCTAGTGATAGATCCTGAATAGTGAATACGTATGAATTCGTTGCTAGTAGTTGCTATGTGGaaatatgattgtttttcattaaCAAAAAATGTATCGGGAACCCAAATATTTTTGACGAAATCGCTTCCAACTGACAAAGTTTCAACACCCGGTCTTTTTTTGTAACCCAGTCGAGGATCTGTCCAAAACTGTCTGAAGTAGAAATCCAGCGTGAAGTCctgaagagaaaaaaaacaaataatgcaCACATTTTTATAACACGTTAATAAAGTTTCACATAATTACCAAAACAAAGATCTCAATGAGACATCATCAACAATATATAGTATGTTTGATTGGTTAACAAAATTGATGACTCAGCGAAagctttgtattattttataaaaatgaaacacattTGACGTCAAgatttagtataaaaaatagaCTAGGTTCAAAAAGACATCTAACATCTGCATGCGTTGATTGAGTAGCTCAGTCGTGAGATagtgtataataatatagtggTAGTGACAAAAATATGGCTAACATGTAATCTAACAACAATGTAATGTTAAAATCAGAAAGGTATGCTACGTAtttcaatgaataaaattaacgaaGCTTGAAAACATTGAACATAAAATGCAGTGCTGTGTGACACGAAGGCGTTACTGTGGTGACTAACAATGAAGAGATGGGTGCTGAGTGTTGGGACAGGGCGAAGTGAGTGGGCGGTGACGCAGGCTGGCACCCACGGCTCGATAAAGGCAGTCTTTTAATTGAAGCTAATAAGCCGGTATACAAATTGCCACGTGTAATTGTTGAAATTCTGAAGAACAAGACGTTCAACATAGTTCTCGGGTCGCTTGAGACTCGTAAATGTGAAAAAGACAATCTCTCCATGGCCATGGGTCACGTCTTACTGTGACCTTCCCAACTTTGATTTGGTTTCCACTTCGGGGTCTTTCACCCAACGCCTAGCAGCTCATTCAGTTTGGAAGACCGGATAAGTTTCTATGGTTTTACGAGTCTTACGATTCTACAATACGCTAATAgtcaataaaatttcaaaattatttaagcgataagaaataaattactatataaAACCGGTGTTCCAAGTAACTGGAGAGCAAGAAAGGTAACGAATATTTAGGCAATATCAGTAGATACACATATACGTACATACACATCAAACTACGAAATGAGTGACGAAGAATTAAACAGTCGTCGCAAATCCATAGAATTTATTCGATTGAAcgccaatttattttaatggaaaATTATTTCGCGAAAATTGAAAAGAGCTGAACGTTAAAAACGAAGTGTTGATGTGAGATCAAACGAGACATTTACATACGCGTTTCcctgaaatgaaaaaataattcaacGAACAACTTCAGATCAGCAACAAGTTTTCGCGGAAGTTAAGTCTACTAGTCATGAAACCTACTAACATCACCACTTCGCGCGAGAACAACTACTTCATCTTTGGAATTACGAGTACTGCTGAACACACAACCTGATAACTTTTAAGGTTATAACGGATTGCTTTTCTTATTATGAGGTCACAAAACAAATTTTGTTCAACACATACGTTAAAGGATCAGGGGACACATAATAAGAAAGCAAGATTTGCGGACAAAGGGCGTTCTGCTCCACGAATCGCGGGCATGCTCGCAGCCTCGTGTCTGGGGCTGCTCGGTCGCAGCGGCCGCGGCCGGAGCGACCGAGTCAAGCGTGAGCTGAAAGTTGCGAGTACCATGAGCACTTCGGAGACGGAGCTGATAGAGAGCACATACATGGTGACGCCCACCTCCACTGGCGGACCTGCAATCAAGCCCAATCGTGAGTCGCGCGCGCGCCTCGCGCCGTGAAAACCAAACCAGAGGACGTGACGTGCCCCATCGCCAGAGCGGGGTCGCGGGGGCGCGGGGTGCGTGCGGGAGGAAATAACGCGCGCTGACGCCGCGGCGATGCGATTGCGTCAGCGCCATCGCATCATATCGCGCCTAAGCATCGAACCGTGGACACGGGTGCTACAATGAACGGTAATGCTGGTGATTGTACTAAAGGACAAATCTTGCTATGTATGCGCTGTGTCTTTGatattgttttgtaaataagATACCATTTTGACTTCAGACAGAGAGCTGATGGAGAGCACGTACATGGTGACCCCCACTTCCACGGGTGGTCCTGAAAACGACATAATACACAGCATGACAAGTGGTATTTTCCAGCGTTATCCGTTACCGCAGCtgttgctatttttaatttgaaattgtgAAATTTCAGACTCTTCACACATCTgtcacaatattttatattaattgaaatattctTATGGAAAAAGGATTTAACTAAATAAAGCGTCTACCTGATTGATAGAAAGACAGGAAAATTCAAGCGTGTTGGAAGAATAATGATCATAGGACAGTTGAAATTGAGACAAATGAACTTATTAAGGGGTTGAGATGAATTTGTTGCTTGAGTTTATTAACGATCTCTTAGAatttgaagatatttttttaatagttcaaaaatgtaATTGTTTGCTGTCTAAAATATACGACTGGCAACGAGTTTAAGTTTCGTCTATATCAAATGAACAAAATGATTTGATATAGACGAAAAACTATAGTGTACCATGTGTAGATTCATTATAGATTATTTAACATTAGAAACCAAATTCAATGCTTCACTCAGTTAATTGAAGgaacttgttttaaaaataaagttataggataaagtacatacagaataaaataattaggtcgaagttattttctttgtagggtatttttaaaatatttactaataatagcttacgtttatattattaaataatatcgtaattagttttcattattgtattattttttaaggaaaaatgatttttgaatcATTGTAGCTTTCTTTGATTAGAAAAAGATTAATTTAGGACgtaattattaaagtaattttcGATTTTACGTTATTCTTCAACAAATtagttagatattttattattattttgaagtttgaataaatgtaggtaatcattttaattagtaaaaaagtgtcgtaatttttaaatcgatttctaataaataaatattgaaatacagCTCCGATATCTGGCCACATTTAGGTTCTATTTTGTAGGTTGGCGGTtgtgcaaaataatttattcaattaatcaattatttattgagttttttaatggtagggtaaaagaaatgtttataaataacaaatagcCATAAAGAAATCAGACATTTTTTGGATTTAATATACATGTGACACGCCGCCAAATCCTGGGCCTGTCCACGGGCAATGTCCTTTAACGCGACGTCTCATATTGTATTATCTTGACATCAACCGGTAGTTACTATTTAGGATATGTTTTGGCTTGATAGACTGGCTATTCTAATAGAGCATTATGATAATACATGCTAGTTAAAGACGTGTATAATTTCCGCAAAACTGTTGATACAAATTTATACAAAGCTTGACGATAAGACTATAATTTAATGATTTACTACAACGAATGTTTAGGTAAATGAAAAACAGATTTTAAAATGTGTCTAGGTGTTTAATCATatggtgataagaaaaataGCATGTTAAGTTATTAGAGAATGCGTGCTACTTCAGATCTAACTTAACAAATGGTATTATCACGACCACCTCACAATAAtgccataaaatataaaaggccTGTTATAACAAAGTCTATTGAAATCGAGAAGttgtaattttgtttggttAGAACTTAGCTTATTACCGCATAAGTTCGGAACGTGATTGGACATATACGTCCATCAATATTGGTCTTGACGTAAATCCCAATATTGTGTTAACGAGATGAAGCTACGTTTGCTTAACGAAAGTACGAGTATGTTTAGAGTGCAAACTTATTAGTTTGTGTGCTATGCTAACCCTCGTActtgaatagttttatattacttttcaaTGAGTTCAATATGAAAGTATACCCAGTTAATTTAGTAATAGTAACTTTATTTTCATGCAAATTTccttgtaaatttttaatctaGCAGTAGATTTTGAGAGCTTGTAGGGACGTAAGGGTACCTATAAACATTTTTTCTGCATTTTGCAACAATCATACCAATAATAAATACCGTACCTTTATATTGGACACTGCGGTagcagtttttaattaataaccgAAAAGggatcgattttttttttcgttgatTACAACTATTGCCATCGAAATAAGTATACCAACAGCTGACGAAAATGTTAAAggcaaaataaattacaaattcaaaCGTCCTTAAACTCACACAACTATAATGAATTTTGCTACGTATAAAGTTTCTTATCGTGAATACCTTTATTTCtttaacaaatacaaaaatacgcatacataataacattttcaaaTCACACAATAACCTC
The sequence above is a segment of the Pararge aegeria chromosome Z, ilParAegt1.1, whole genome shotgun sequence genome. Coding sequences within it:
- the LOC120636003 gene encoding cuticle collagen 13-like, with product MSSVRAALVTSLNTKGRCMDNRGAGPSFLGFTHKAGWILVTCENQRSKDWLVSEVPNCKPWPEANLSIMEDSELPKPWIATTLIPATDASSVSEALDTIRYQNEGLYPEHWRVLSEKVDGAGIIAAISLDEISVETLRARDFRVNIGFRKIVFRVRGANTGSASGAAAEVHTNPATAAPGSTGLGVGSAGLSTSSAPPAPGPSGLGGRSAGNQGRAVPGTSGRGGGGAGRKTGSSYNPVSSGLAGSHTGQNTSAAGRRGKAGKGPKGAHSGRGHAPSPTGGGSGGPAPVVKRAK